From Lewinellaceae bacterium:
CCTGTCGACTATCCCGCAGCCCCTTAAAGGCTTAACCGGATGGCATCTTTGTGGCATTCTGTAAATCCGGCAAGAATACGAAAGGCAGCCAAACGGCTCCGACTGGGGCTTGTCTGCTGTTATGCACAACCATTGATTCCTTGTAAAACCAATCCCAGGGACTGTTCAAAGTTCTGTGTCCGAAGTTTAATGTACCCTGGAAAACTAATGGTTTCCAACGCAACTTTGAACCTTAAACACAGAACATTGAACAGTCCCCACTCCACTACCCTCCCCCCACCAGGGCCTTAAGCGCCGGCGAAGCCTTTTCCAGGCGCGCCACGATGGCCGCCGCTTTTTCCAAAGCTTCCTCCCCGCCTGTAGCGCCGGCGGCCAGGGCTTCCAGCAGTTCCTGCCCCTCGTCGTCGTCCAGCAGCAGGCCTTCCAGTTCAACCGGCAAAGCCTCCAGCAGCGCCGGGCTAATAGCGTTGGCTGCTTTCTTGCTGCTGAAGAGCAACTTCAGGATCTCGAAGGCGCCGCCCCAACTGCTGGCCGACGAGGGCGCTTTCATGGAGTCGTCAATTGTTGGAACCCCCAGCTTCAAAGCGTCCATGGCCCGCAGGATGCCGTTGCCGTAGTACTTTTCCGTTTGGCGGGCATCCTCGAAGGCCCCCTTGTAAGCCGATTGGAACAGGGCCTGGCGGACGGCTTCCGCCTGTTTCCAGGTGCCGTTGTACCCCAGGCGGCGCAGTTCCTTTTTGTGCCGGATCAACCAAAGGGCGGCGGCGGCAGCGATCTGAGGCGTAGCGGAAGAGGTTCCTCCCCCACTCTTTTTGAAGGGTTTCTGTTCATCCTTCACCATCCAGGGCACATTGGGGGTGTAAGCCGCCATGGCGTAGGGCATGGCATGTGCCGGGCCCCAGCAGCCCTCCATAGCGTTGAAATCAAAACTTTTCGCTCCCGGCGCATACTTGCGCTGAGCGGCGAAGTCATAAGGCAGTTGATTGGAACAGGCGCCACAGGCGGCAATCACCCTGGGAAAACGGGCTGGATAGATCATCCTTTTGGGGCCGATGCGCGCCGGGCCCTTGCGAATGTAATTGCCGGCGGCGGTGACGATTGCCATTCCCCGCTCATAAGCCTGGTCGACCAGGCGGGCCATCCGGCGGCTGGGCTTGCCGCCCATAGACATGCTCAACACCTCGCAGCCCAGGTCCATGGCATACTCCAGCGCATCGCAGAAATTGTCGGAGTCGAAGATGATCACCGAATCGCTGATCCGCATGGGCACGATCTCGGCAAAGGGGGCGCCGCCGATGAAGCCCACATCTTCCCCATTGGTGAATTCGGGTTCGACGCCCCAGCCGGCCAGCAAGCCCAGGGTGCCTGTGCCGTGTCCCTGATTGTCCAGCGTTATGGACAGCAGCTTGAGGTTTTCCGGCAGGTCGGCTACTTCCCGGTTGTGCTGCCATTCCCAGGAGAGCAGGGAGCGCGCCAAATCCTTGCGGATGTTGGGGTTATTGGCAAAAGCAGGGTGGCCCGGCCAGTATCCCGTGTCCAGGTGAGCGAGCAGTACCCGCTCTTTGATGCTGGCGCCTTGAAGCCCTTTCCATACCTCGGCGCGCGCCGAGGCCAACTGGGAGTGTTCGTCATCGAGATGCCAAACCGGCGAAACGTCTTCGCCGATGCTGGCCGGCGGCCAAAAAGGCAGAAAATCAAAAGACTCCCCTGCGTCTTTAGCCCCGGTAATTTCATCCGCCACGGGATAATTGGGGCTCCACACGGGCTCGGCCTCCAGTTCGATGCCGTACAACGCTCCCCGTTTCAGGATGTCGTGAGCCACTTCCCAGGCGGAGTGGAAGGCGCCGCTCTCCACGTCCACCAGGCAGCGCCGGGCGGGAAATTCGCCCTTAAAATGCAGGTGGCGGGTAGCCGGCGGGCAAAGCTTGAGCAAAAGTTCCCGGGCAAGCCCGGCGGTTTTCATTTCCACGGCTACCCGCCAGACACCAGATGTGGCTGCCTCTTCCGCCAACGGCCCGGATGGTTGAGCAACAGCAACCTGCGCATCAGGCTCGTCCGGTGGAGCAGGGCTTTCATGCCGCGCTGCTATGCTTTCGGAGGGTTTCACTTCCACCAGGAAGGGTGAAGACTGCTCAAAGGCAGGAATCAATGGGCCGTAGGAGAAATAATTCGGAGAAGGATACGAAAAGGGCTTTTTGAGCCGGTTGAAAAACTCCAGGGCAGAGAGATCCTGCCAGCCTCCTTCCCGGATGATGTTTTTCAGGACCATGGTAAAGCGGCCGTTCTTCATGCCGTCGAAGGCGATCTGGTTGTCCTGGCAGGCGGCGAAGAGCTTGACCGAGGCCCGAACCTCTTTCCTGGGCTGGATATGGGCAAACTTCTCCTGTACGGGCTTATATGCCTTTTCCCAATGGGCGGTATATACTTTGGTTGCCTGTGTCCTGGGCATTTTTTTCGAGCGGTAGCCGTATTTTTTCATCAGTTGCTCGACCTCCCGTTCCAGTTCTTCTTCCTGGCGGGCGGCGATGGAGGGATCGTCGTTTTTTAGGCCCGGCGCCACGCGGGTGACGGTGCCGCTGTGGCAACTATCGGAGACCACCAGAATGCGCACTCCCTCCCTAAACTGCAAAAAAGCCTCGTAGAGTTCGTCGTCGATCAACTGCCGGTCGTACAGGCACCAGGTCTCGTCTTCGGCCTCGTCGCCTTTTTTCTTCATGAAAAAGGGATCTTCCACCGTGCCTCCGTGGCCAGAGTAGGTCAGGAGAAAAAGCCCGCCCGGCTGCAGCAGCCGGGCATAGCGGCCCAGCGCTTCCAGCACCTTGCCCGCCGTCGCCTGTTCATCAGCGATCAGCTCGGTGTGGTCGAAGCGGAAGATTTTTTCTGCCAGTTTTTGCATGTCCTGAGCATCGTTGACCGCGCTGCGCAGTTCTTCCAGGCCGAGATAATGGTTTTGGTCGACCCGGTTGAGGCCGATGTGAAGGGAATATCCTTGAGAGGGCATAGGGTTTAGGTTTAGGTTTAGGTTTAGGGAGTAAATAAGGGCAAAGATAAGCTTTTGATTGTCTTCTAAATGGAGATTTATTCTATCTTGTGAATTCAACTGAAATTGATAAGACACCTACATAATGTTATGAAGCAGCTATTACTTACTACTCTACTAGCTCTAGTATTGTTCCCCTCCATCAACTTCAGTCAGCGTTTGGAAAGCGTTCTGGTCAATGCGGCGGAAACCCCAACAACAGATGCCAACGGCGTGCTGCTAACCTGGACCCTGGGCGAACTCATGGTGGAATATTATGACAACGGGCCTGTCCTGGACCAGGGGTATTTACAATGCCGGAACCTGCTTACTGCAATCCATGAGCCAGGCGGAGCGGGCGATTTAGCCTGGAACCTTTCCATTTGGCCGAATCCGGCAGGTGCTCAGCGCCTGAATGTACAATCCACCGCCCATCTTGAGATCACTCTTTTCGACAGCCTGGGCCGGGCCCTGAAGCGCGCCCGCTGTTCGAATGAAACCATCCGCATGGATCTTTCTCCCTGGCCGTCCGGCAGCTATTGGCTACACGCCATGGACAAGGATGGCCATAGCCGGGTTTATCAAATCCAGAAATTATAATTGCTATCGACAGGACGGATTCCTTTGGATATGGCTTATTTTATAGGCCTCGCCAGCATCCGGTTTCCTCTTCTTTAAATACAAATTCTAACCCTATTATGAAAAAGCTAATTCTACATTTCATTTTTCTCGCTGTTCTAAATATACCGTCCTTTGCGCAACCCCAGGCATTCAAATATTCTGCCCTGGCCATCGGCGCCGACGGGCAGCCAATTACTGCGGATATCTGCGTGCGGTTCACCCTGCATGAAGACAGCGAAAATGGCACCGTCCGCTATGTCGAAATCCATCAGGCCAACCCCGGCGAACAGGGAAAATTCAACCTGGATGTAGGACGGGGCACGCCGTCCTCCAGTTTTGGCCCTTTTACCAGCCTTGACTGGGCCAACCACCAGTATTGGATGCGGGTAGCCTTGTCCTTCGATTGCATCGATTTCACCACCCAGGGCGTCAGCCAACTGCTGTCCGTCCCCTATGCATTATACGCCGCCAAGTCCGGCTCCGCCGAAAATGACAGTGATACAGACGCCACCAATGAACTTCAGGAGCTCTATCTGAACGGGACAACCATTGGGCTGTCGCAAGGCGGCGGAGAAATCACCCTGCCTCAGGATAGCGATGCCCAAACCTTATCCTTAACCGGCAGGCAACTGTCGATCTCAAATGGGAACACCATCAACCTGCCTGCGGAGGCAGATGCGGACCCGAGCAATGAGCTCCAGAATCTTTCCCTCAACGGCAACGTTCTTTTCTTGTCCCAGGGAGGAGGGGCGATCTCCCTGCCCCTGAACACCGATTCTCAATCCCTTTCCATAGCCGGCAACCAACTGACGATCTCAGGCGGAAACACCATCACCCTGCCTGCCGATGAAGACGGGGACCCAGCCAACGAAATACAGGAAATTTCCATCGACGGCAATACCATCCACCTATCGCAAAATGGCGGCTCGGTTGCGCTTCCTCCAGAACAAGATGGAGACCCCGACAATGAAATCCAGGAACTGGTCATCAATGGAAATACCATTACCTTGTCGCGAAATGGCGGCTCGATTACCCTGCCTGCCGGTACCGACTCCCAGTCCCTTTCCCTGAACGGCAACCAACTGACCATCTCCGGCGGCAATACCATCGCGCTGCCTGCTGACGCGGATGGAGACCCCGACAATGAAATCCAGGAACTTTCCATCGATGGCAATACCATCCACCTGTCGCAAGATGGCGGCTCGATCACCCTGCCGGTTGGCACCGACTCTCAGGCCCTTTCCATTGACGGCGATCAACTGACCATCTCCGGGGGAAACACCATCACCCTGCCCGCTGACGCGGATGGGGACCCTTCTAATGAAATACAGGAACTTTCCATCGATGGCAATACCATCCTCTTATCGCAGGATGGCGGCTCGATCACCCTGCCGGTTGGCACCGACTCTCAGGCCCTTTCCATTGACGGGGACCAACTGACCATCTCCGGAGGGAATACCATTACCCTGCCCGCTGAAGAAGACGGAGATCCCGCCAACGAAATACAGGAATTATCCATCGATGGCAATACCATCCATCTGTCGCAAGATGGCGGCTCGGTAACGCTGCCGGCTAGCGTTGCCGAAGTCATTGGCGGCCAAGGCATCAGCACGACTTCCTCCGGCGGATCAACCACCGTAAACGCCGAAAATACCGCCCCCATCTGGAATGCGGGCCAATTGCAGGGGCATGACATCAGCGATGCATTTCCCGCTAGCCCCCGCGTACTGGTCTACGACCCGGCCCAGGGGAACGGGGAATTTGGATATTCCTCAGCGGATAGCGACATTTCGGTAGAAGCAAATAAAGTGCTAAAGGTGTCCAGGATACAAAACCTGCCGATAGACTTCTCCGGTGGATTACAGCCGGGCATGGTGCTCACTTGTATTGATGATGGCGGCTCGCTCCAGTTGGAAGGCAAAATACCGGTAGACGGGTTGACGCTTCCCTACAGTAAAAATGTGAACCTCGACGTCCCCATGTTCTCCGTCACCAATAACAACATCATTACCCCGGACCTCATTGGCATGCAGGTAGACAACAGAGGAAGGTACGGCATAAAAGGCATTTCCAGAGAAGGGCAGAGCAACTTCAACTCCAATTTAAGCGCGTTCGACAATAGCTCCTTCACCTATCCTGCCGCTGTTTTCGGAGAACACATCAACTCTTCCGAAGCAGGAGTAGGCGTTTTTGGCAAAGCGGTATCTTCATTTGACAGCGAGGGGATAGGCGGGCTGTTTATGGGAAAACACAGCGGCGTGCTGGCCGTGGCCTACGATGGCGGGTTGGCGGCGGTGGTCGGATACGGTGCCGGCACCAGAGCCGGATATTTTCGCGGCGACGTCCGCATGACGGATAACCTGCAAATCGACGACAACCTCGACGTCCTGGGAAGCGTAAACTCCAACGTCAAAAACTTCAAGATCGACCATCCTCAGGACCCGGCCAACAAATACCTTTACCACACCAGCGTGGAAAGCCCCGATATGAAGAACATCTACGACGGCCTGGCCACCACCGATACCGACGGGTACGCCACCGTAGAACTGCCGCCTTACTTCGATGCGCTGAACAAAGACTGCCGCTACCAGTTGACCTGCATCGGGGAGTTTGCCCAGGCCATTATTGCCAAAAAGGTGGAAAACAACCGCTTTGTCATTCGCACCGACAAGCCCCATGTCGAAGTCAGCTGGCAGGTGACCGGCATCCGCAAGGACCCCTACGCCGAAGCCTACCGCACCGTCCCGGAGGTGGAAAAGCCGGCGGATGAAAAGGGCACGTACCTGCAGCCGGAGCTGTATGGGCAGCCGGAGGGGAAGCGATTGGGGGGGGAGTAGGGTGCTGTCGGCTGGCGACTCCCGTAGGTCACCGCTTTGAAGCTCGCCTGCCGACTATCACGAAGCCCCTGCAAGCTTAACCCGGAAAATTCAGCAAGAATTTTCCAGGACAAAGTAATAGAAGAATGGAACCCATCTGCTTGCCAGTGCGATTTGGTATCGGCCTGCCGGGCAGACAAGAATTTGCGCGAATTGGGGTCATCCTGGCCTCCTCCGCCCGACGAAGCGGACTACGGGCCGGCGGAGCCGGAGTGCCCTCAACTTTGGACAGCTCTAGCTTTTAGAGAAGAGCAAATCAATCGAATGATAAAGAATTTAAAGATGAAGGCTTCGGAGAAGACATGTTTGGGGAAGAAATAGGATCACAGTAAACACCAAACAGGATTACCTCGTCTGGAGCAACTCCTCACTCCTTTCCCCTCACCACCAGCAAGCGGCCCGTTGCCATATATACCTCCGAAATGACGCGGTAAACATAGGCGCCGGCTGGCAGGCTTAGCCCTTCCAGGGCCGAATGCCCCTGTCTGCGCCCTTCCCACACCACTTTCCCCGACGCGTCGATCAGTTCGAAAGTATAATAGCCGGGAATCTGCGTGGCCAATTGTAAGGGTTGCCCGCTGTGTACCGGGTTGGGATACAACACAAATTCCTGGGGCAACAAGGCACTCTGGCCCCCCACCAACTCCCCCTGCTGCAAGATGAGTTGGCCGGAACCCGGCAGAGCGTTATCCGGCCCGAAGGCCAGGGCACCATCCGTTTCGCCGGGGAGGGCCAGCACGGCCTGGGAGAGGGGCGCGCTCCAGCTGTCGCCCCCGGCATTGTCATCGCGGTGGTGGAGGCTGAAGATATCGGGCTGAGCCGCCGCTGCCGCCGGGATGGGCAGGCCGCCCAGGGATAGCCCCTGCAACGGGCCCAAGCCGGTATTCGAACCGTAGCTGTTGATGATCCAGTAGCCGGCTTCTGGCAGCACCTCCTCGCCGGGGCGCACGTCCGGAGGCACGCGGAGGCGGCTTACCACCACCGGGCCATCGGGAACAGTCGCATTGGAAGCGAAAGACAGGCTCAGGCCCGTACCGCCAAAAGCATAAGTACCCAGGGTTTGCACCAGCTGTTGCACGCTGGTGCCGCTGCCCACCGGTGCGGTAGACAATGTGCGTCCGGCATTACCTGCCAGCGCTGCATGCCGCCCCTCCAGCTTGTCCAAGGCCAGTCCCTGTGGCTCATTGAACTGATAGTAAGCAAGTAACCCCGGTTCTTCTTCCGGCCAGCTGGTAAGGTGGCGCCGCAGGCGGATCTCCTCGGTTGTCAATGCCCGCCCATAAACCCTCACCTCATCGATCGTCCCTTTGAAGTTGCGGCTGTCCCAGTCGCGGTAACGGCCCAGTAGGGTTGCTACCTCCCGGAAGTCCACCTCCGGCACATTAAACGCATGGGCCGCGCTGCGGCCGTTGAGGTAAAGCGTTATGCCCTCCGGGCGCACCACCATGGCTACGTACGACCATTCATTGGCGGGGACGGTCAGGCCGCTGCTCCACCACCAGGCGCCATCCGGCCAGTGGTAACCCAGCTCCATATTGGGCCGAAAGTTGAAGCCCGCCGCCGGGCCGCCGCTGCTCATGACAATGCCGGCATATTCGGGCTGAACGCCTTCCGGCCGCACCCAGGCGGCAATGGTCAGTTCATTGCCCGCCAGGGGCAGGCCATCTATGGTGGCATAGTCGCCCACGCTTTGCAGGTTCAGCGCCAGCCCGGGAATGGTATCCACCTGGCAGGCCCGGACCGATACCATATCTGGAATGGTTTTGCTGCTGCTTTGCCCCAGCCCGTCGGTGACGGTAAGGGTGACGGCATATTGCCCTCCCACGCCGAAAACCACTTTGGGGTTGCGTACTTCATAAGCGCTCACATAATCGGGTTCGGGCGAGAAGCTCCACTGCCAGCTGGCGCCCTCGTGGTTCAGGATAGAATAATCGTCGAAGTAAAAAGTGTCGCGCAGGCAGCCGGAAGCCAGCTTGTCCACAGTGGGCTGAGCGAGAGGGCGGGATGGGGCAGCAAAAGGAACCTGCCAGGCGCCGTGGCTATAGGTGCCCATCCGCAGTTTGCCTTCGCGGTAATAGGGGCGGAAGATATTGGCCTGAGTGCGCAGGGGCAGGCCCTCGTTGTAGAGCTGCCAGCCGGCCATGCTGTTGTCGCGGTAGAAAACAGCTTTGTCGGTGCCCAGGTAAACGGCTCCGTCCGTCCCGCCCTGGTAAAAGATAGCCTGTACGCGATGGCCGTCCAGGGTGGGCGTGGTTTGGTTTACCCAGCTCTGCCCGCCGTCCAGGGTACGGAATACCTTGGCGCCGTCATTGTCCTGGTGAGCAAAAGCCACCCACAGTTCATCTTCATCCTCCGGGTTGAGGGCCATAACGCCTGCCCGCTGAGAGCCGGCTCCCGAAGGGAAGGCCCTCTGTTGCCAGTTCTGCCCGCCATCTTCAGTCCTATGCAAAACCGCACCGTAAAAGGAGGTGCGCTGGTAGGCGTACATCACCTGAGGATTGGCGCGCGATATTTCAAAGTGCATCAAGGGCCGCTCCGGATCGGTGCCGAAGGCCCTGAGCAACTCGAAAGCCTGCCCGCCGTTTTCCGATTTCCACAGCTCGTGATCCCGCCCGACGAAGATGTGATGGTAACAATAGGGCGCAAACTCCAACTCACTGGAGTGCGCGGCAAAGTAAGATTCTGAGGGATACAGCTGCAACCGGGGCAACCCCAGTGCCTCCCCCGAAAGCTCTTGGGGAATGAGTTGGGAGGCGATATCTGAAAAATAAGCCACTCCCCTACCCCCCGGATTGACATATCCGGTTGGCGCTTCTGCTCCGCCCAGGCGCAGTGCCTGTCCAGCATGGAAGGTGGGTCGGATAGCCGTATTGCCATTGTGGTAGCGGCCGCCTACGATCAGGTCTTCATTCCAGGCACTGCCGAACCCCCAGAATTCGGAAGCCGTAATGCCCCGCTTGCGGGATTCGACGGAAGCAAATTCATCGGCTGTAAAGTCAAGCCCGCCGTCGGTGGCCAGCCAGATGCCGTCCGGCCCGGCCGTCAGCTCCTGCATGTCAGGATGAATCCAGGTGTTGCCCTGGTAACCTCCAATGACATTGAAAGCAGCCCCGCCGTTGGTAGACTTGAACAGGCTGACACCACCAATATAAACGATATTTGTTCCGAAAGGCGAGATGGCCAGCACATAATCGTAGAACCCCTGGTAGGGGCCGCCGCCGCCCTCGTTCTTCATCACGTTCTTATGGGTGGAAGGGCCGCCGCTGTATTCGTAGGGGCCGCCAACATGAGGGCCGAGGAGCGCCCAGGTCTCGCCGCCATCTTCACTCCGCCACAAGCCGAGGTAGCCATCGTCGCCTGGCTTGGAGTTGCCGATCAGCCCCGCGAGTACCAGGTCAGGGTTGAGCGCCGAAACGGCGATCTTGGCGCCACCGTCCGACAGCCCGCCATAGCCGGGATCCGGAGGGAAGTACCAACCCTCTTCCCGGGCCTCCCAGTTCAGCCCGCCGTCGGTTGATTTTAAAAATTCACACCGCTTCTCCGCCGTATTTCCCCGAACGAGGTAGAGGGTTGCCGGCTCGCCGGGTTTGAATTCGATATCGTAAACCGGATTGGCAAACTGCTGCAACCAGCTCTGCCCGCCATCTTCGGTATACCATAGCCCCTGCTGCCCTGCGGCGATGATGCGCGCCCCATCCGCCGGGCTGACGGCAATAGCGTTGATGCCCAACCCGCTCAGGCCAAGATCGGCGGCATCCAGGATCATCTGCCAGTTTGCACCGCTATCGGTAGTGCGAAATACACGGCTGCCATCGCCGGCGTACACCACCTCTGCATTATTAGGGTCGATGCGCACGATACGTACATTGCTCATCATGGTATTGGCGGAAGCGTGGCTCCAGTGCTGCCCTCCGTCAGTGCTCTTAAACACACCGCCGCTCTCGGTGCCGCAGTACAGTACATTGGGGTCCGTATCCGCCTGGTCGATGGTATACACATTCACCTGCCAGGACACTTCAAACTGCCCATCGCCCTGATTAAAGGTTTCAACAGGCCCCAGGTTCTCCCACGGGCCGGCTTGGCGCAGCGCCGGGCCCTGCTCCAGGAGGCGGCGGTAAAGCTGCTCGTCCTGCCGCTGTTCCAGTGGGCTGGGCCACTGGATGTAGCCTTGCGCATCGAGGAAAGGCTCCACCTGCCGCCGCCAGTGTTTGTAGTTTTGGGTATGGGTATTTTTTTCGAAAGGGTGGGTGTTGTAGTAGGCCCGGTAGGCGCTATCCAGCAGGCGGACGTTGGGGTTGTCTGCATACATGAGCTGTACCCAGAGAGGGACCTCCTCTGTGAGGGGAGGGATGGCCTTGAAGTACTGGGTATGCTGGGCAGTGGCCAGGCTTGTTGTCAGCAAGGTGATAAGGAGATAGAGGCAAGGTTTCATCTTTTGGCAGTAAAGATAATACCTCGCCCTGGCCGCCCAAATTTGGCCGCCCAAATTTATTTGGGCTCGAAGGCGCAGCCCTCGCCTCTAACACACCTGAAGATGTGACTCTCGTCTCCGGCGCCAAATAAATTTGACGGCCCAGGGAAGCGTCCCCGCCGGCACGCCAGTGCCCTAACAGCCTCTCCGAACGGCTTCGAAGAACAGCTACGCAATCCGTTACAATCAGCACTTTTTAAGCTGATGGATAGTATACTCAACAGCACCAAGCGCAACTCAGTATAAAATGGCGTCATAGGCAAAGCCCGGCCGCATAAGGAGTGCTTAAATAATATGTAACTATCTATATATTTCAATAATTGATAAAAAAAGCATAACTTGAGGCGTCTTTCCGGTGTTAATCGGACGTGCGCTTGGTTTCGTGCATAGCACAAACCGCGAGGCCAGTATACGCTGGCCCCAGCTGGTTTTGAAGGAACAAAACCAGCCCCGCGTCAGCATAAAATAAGCCGGCAGATAAACCAAAGCCGTGGAAATATGAGGATGAAACTGCAAAAATTCACAGAATTCGCCAATACACTGCTGCCTCACGAGACGGCTTACCTGCGCTCCACGCAGCTGTTCGAGGATGATATCAAGCTGGGCATACTGGAATTGATCGATTACAATTGCAACAATATCCGGCAGTTTAC
This genomic window contains:
- a CDS encoding caspase family protein; this translates as MPSQGYSLHIGLNRVDQNHYLGLEELRSAVNDAQDMQKLAEKIFRFDHTELIADEQATAGKVLEALGRYARLLQPGGLFLLTYSGHGGTVEDPFFMKKKGDEAEDETWCLYDRQLIDDELYEAFLQFREGVRILVVSDSCHSGTVTRVAPGLKNDDPSIAARQEEELEREVEQLMKKYGYRSKKMPRTQATKVYTAHWEKAYKPVQEKFAHIQPRKEVRASVKLFAACQDNQIAFDGMKNGRFTMVLKNIIREGGWQDLSALEFFNRLKKPFSYPSPNYFSYGPLIPAFEQSSPFLVEVKPSESIAARHESPAPPDEPDAQVAVAQPSGPLAEEAATSGVWRVAVEMKTAGLARELLLKLCPPATRHLHFKGEFPARRCLVDVESGAFHSAWEVAHDILKRGALYGIELEAEPVWSPNYPVADEITGAKDAGESFDFLPFWPPASIGEDVSPVWHLDDEHSQLASARAEVWKGLQGASIKERVLLAHLDTGYWPGHPAFANNPNIRKDLARSLLSWEWQHNREVADLPENLKLLSITLDNQGHGTGTLGLLAGWGVEPEFTNGEDVGFIGGAPFAEIVPMRISDSVIIFDSDNFCDALEYAMDLGCEVLSMSMGGKPSRRMARLVDQAYERGMAIVTAAGNYIRKGPARIGPKRMIYPARFPRVIAACGACSNQLPYDFAAQRKYAPGAKSFDFNAMEGCWGPAHAMPYAMAAYTPNVPWMVKDEQKPFKKSGGGTSSATPQIAAAAALWLIRHKKELRRLGYNGTWKQAEAVRQALFQSAYKGAFEDARQTEKYYGNGILRAMDALKLGVPTIDDSMKAPSSASSWGGAFEILKLLFSSKKAANAISPALLEALPVELEGLLLDDDEGQELLEALAAGATGGEEALEKAAAIVARLEKASPALKALVGGG
- a CDS encoding T9SS type A sorting domain-containing protein translates to MKQLLLTTLLALVLFPSINFSQRLESVLVNAAETPTTDANGVLLTWTLGELMVEYYDNGPVLDQGYLQCRNLLTAIHEPGGAGDLAWNLSIWPNPAGAQRLNVQSTAHLEITLFDSLGRALKRARCSNETIRMDLSPWPSGSYWLHAMDKDGHSRVYQIQKL
- a CDS encoding T9SS type A sorting domain-containing protein, which gives rise to MKPCLYLLITLLTTSLATAQHTQYFKAIPPLTEEVPLWVQLMYADNPNVRLLDSAYRAYYNTHPFEKNTHTQNYKHWRRQVEPFLDAQGYIQWPSPLEQRQDEQLYRRLLEQGPALRQAGPWENLGPVETFNQGDGQFEVSWQVNVYTIDQADTDPNVLYCGTESGGVFKSTDGGQHWSHASANTMMSNVRIVRIDPNNAEVVYAGDGSRVFRTTDSGANWQMILDAADLGLSGLGINAIAVSPADGARIIAAGQQGLWYTEDGGQSWLQQFANPVYDIEFKPGEPATLYLVRGNTAEKRCEFLKSTDGGLNWEAREEGWYFPPDPGYGGLSDGGAKIAVSALNPDLVLAGLIGNSKPGDDGYLGLWRSEDGGETWALLGPHVGGPYEYSGGPSTHKNVMKNEGGGGPYQGFYDYVLAISPFGTNIVYIGGVSLFKSTNGGAAFNVIGGYQGNTWIHPDMQELTAGPDGIWLATDGGLDFTADEFASVESRKRGITASEFWGFGSAWNEDLIVGGRYHNGNTAIRPTFHAGQALRLGGAEAPTGYVNPGGRGVAYFSDIASQLIPQELSGEALGLPRLQLYPSESYFAAHSSELEFAPYCYHHIFVGRDHELWKSENGGQAFELLRAFGTDPERPLMHFEISRANPQVMYAYQRTSFYGAVLHRTEDGGQNWQQRAFPSGAGSQRAGVMALNPEDEDELWVAFAHQDNDGAKVFRTLDGGQSWVNQTTPTLDGHRVQAIFYQGGTDGAVYLGTDKAVFYRDNSMAGWQLYNEGLPLRTQANIFRPYYREGKLRMGTYSHGAWQVPFAAPSRPLAQPTVDKLASGCLRDTFYFDDYSILNHEGASWQWSFSPEPDYVSAYEVRNPKVVFGVGGQYAVTLTVTDGLGQSSSKTIPDMVSVRACQVDTIPGLALNLQSVGDYATIDGLPLAGNELTIAAWVRPEGVQPEYAGIVMSSGGPAAGFNFRPNMELGYHWPDGAWWWSSGLTVPANEWSYVAMVVRPEGITLYLNGRSAAHAFNVPEVDFREVATLLGRYRDWDSRNFKGTIDEVRVYGRALTTEEIRLRRHLTSWPEEEPGLLAYYQFNEPQGLALDKLEGRHAALAGNAGRTLSTAPVGSGTSVQQLVQTLGTYAFGGTGLSLSFASNATVPDGPVVVSRLRVPPDVRPGEEVLPEAGYWIINSYGSNTGLGPLQGLSLGGLPIPAAAAAQPDIFSLHHRDDNAGGDSWSAPLSQAVLALPGETDGALAFGPDNALPGSGQLILQQGELVGGQSALLPQEFVLYPNPVHSGQPLQLATQIPGYYTFELIDASGKVVWEGRRQGHSALEGLSLPAGAYVYRVISEVYMATGRLLVVRGKE